The Pyrococcus kukulkanii genome contains a region encoding:
- a CDS encoding RNA-binding protein, whose protein sequence is MELRVKHPLSKKEVKEIIRQLSDMFGEEIASKMLKKKDDVKVAEFDKTTEIIIVNEKPMFIRRKDLIFPLVIALYNLSDEEDLRKWPRRVVVDEGAVPHILNGADVMAPGIVDADEDIREGDFVFIVEENYGRPLAIGIALMSGKAMKERDRGKAVKVIHHARDKIWQITAR, encoded by the coding sequence ATGGAGCTCAGGGTGAAGCATCCACTCAGCAAGAAGGAAGTTAAGGAGATAATAAGGCAACTGAGCGATATGTTTGGGGAGGAGATAGCCTCAAAAATGCTCAAGAAAAAGGATGACGTCAAGGTTGCCGAATTTGATAAGACGACGGAGATAATAATCGTGAACGAGAAGCCGATGTTCATAAGGAGGAAAGACCTCATCTTTCCGCTGGTCATAGCCCTGTACAATCTATCGGATGAGGAAGACCTAAGGAAGTGGCCCAGAAGAGTCGTCGTTGATGAAGGAGCGGTCCCCCATATCCTTAACGGGGCTGACGTCATGGCCCCAGGAATAGTTGATGCTGACGAAGACATTAGGGAGGGGGACTTCGTCTTCATAGTGGAGGAGAACTACGGGAGGCCCCTGGCGATAGGGATAGCCCTAATGAGTGGAAAGGCAATGAAGGAAAGGGACAGGGGAAAGGCCGTGAAGGTGATACACCACGCGAGGGATAAAATATGGCAGATAACCGCAAGATAA
- a CDS encoding adenylyltransferase/cytidyltransferase family protein, protein MADNRKIRVVVGGVFDILHVGHIHFLKMAKELGDELIVIVAHDETVKKRKGRPPINPAEDRAEVLRAIRYVDDVVIGEPGEVSLETIKRLKPDIIALGPDQDFSCKDLKERLKREGLNVEVIRLPYLYKADRAKTSKIIQRIIETFCD, encoded by the coding sequence ATGGCAGATAACCGCAAGATAAGGGTGGTAGTCGGTGGGGTCTTCGATATCCTCCACGTTGGCCACATTCACTTTTTAAAGATGGCCAAGGAGCTTGGAGATGAGCTGATAGTTATAGTTGCACATGATGAAACCGTAAAGAAAAGGAAGGGAAGGCCTCCGATAAATCCAGCCGAGGATCGAGCTGAAGTCCTTAGGGCGATAAGGTACGTTGATGATGTTGTAATAGGAGAACCCGGGGAGGTAAGCCTCGAGACTATTAAAAGGCTAAAGCCAGATATAATAGCCCTGGGCCCAGACCAAGACTTCAGCTGCAAAGACTTAAAGGAGAGACTAAAGAGGGAAGGCCTAAACGTTGAGGTGATAAGGCTGCCTTACCTGTATAAGGCGGACAGGGCAAAGACGAGCAAGATAATTCAGAGGATCATTGAGACTTTCTGCGACTGA
- the pyrF gene encoding orotidine-5'-phosphate decarboxylase produces the protein MIILALDVYERDRALKIAEDVKDYISMVKVNWPLIIGSGLDIIRELKERTGLKIIADLKLADIPNTNRLIAKKVYEVGADYIIVHSFVGKDSVLAVKEIGEIIMVVEMSHPGALEFINPLTDKFIEMANEIKPFGVIAPGTRPERIKYIRERLNGEIKILTPGIGAQGGKALEAIKAGADYIIVGRAIYSSENPREAARRIYEEVKGWSSG, from the coding sequence GTGATAATCCTCGCCTTGGACGTTTATGAAAGGGACAGGGCCTTAAAGATAGCTGAGGATGTTAAAGATTACATTTCAATGGTGAAGGTCAACTGGCCCTTAATTATAGGGAGTGGCCTTGATATAATAAGGGAGCTAAAGGAGAGGACGGGGCTGAAGATAATAGCCGATCTAAAGCTTGCAGATATCCCAAACACTAACAGGCTAATAGCAAAGAAGGTCTACGAGGTAGGCGCGGATTATATTATAGTTCACTCCTTCGTCGGGAAGGACAGCGTTCTGGCAGTTAAGGAGATTGGAGAGATAATAATGGTAGTCGAGATGAGCCATCCTGGGGCCCTTGAGTTCATAAACCCGCTAACGGATAAGTTCATTGAAATGGCCAACGAAATAAAGCCTTTTGGCGTTATAGCTCCAGGAACAAGGCCTGAGAGGATTAAGTACATCCGTGAGAGGTTAAACGGGGAAATAAAGATCTTAACTCCAGGAATAGGGGCCCAGGGAGGAAAAGCCTTAGAGGCCATAAAAGCCGGTGCGGACTACATAATCGTTGGAAGGGCAATATACTCTTCGGAGAATCCCAGGGAAGCGGCAAGGAGAATTTACGAGGAGGTGAAAGGATGGAGCTCAGGGTGA
- a CDS encoding DUF4443 domain-containing protein → MDRKRGAYPEYTLEDAIATIFLLRTPLGRKQIAEKLELGEGTVRTLLRKLSNLGIIGSRQRGHFLTKKGEELKVKINESFLDPIGVSVDGWPAFAIIVRKPPEFKSIELRDEAIKFDAKGAMILTVKNSEIVFPEDLRPLKETYPEIVKKLRNYEEGDAIVIAWAETPAKALKAAIHVAVIMKENNLPGELLEVVR, encoded by the coding sequence GTGGACAGGAAGCGCGGGGCTTATCCTGAGTACACCCTTGAGGATGCCATAGCAACTATATTCTTGCTCCGAACCCCTCTCGGCAGAAAGCAAATAGCGGAAAAGCTTGAGCTGGGAGAGGGAACAGTGAGAACTCTCCTTAGAAAGCTCTCTAATTTGGGAATAATAGGATCTAGGCAGAGAGGTCACTTCCTAACCAAAAAGGGGGAGGAGTTGAAGGTCAAGATTAACGAGAGTTTCCTTGACCCAATAGGAGTTTCCGTGGATGGTTGGCCTGCCTTTGCAATAATCGTAAGGAAACCTCCTGAGTTCAAGTCAATAGAGTTGAGAGACGAAGCAATAAAGTTTGATGCAAAGGGTGCGATGATCCTAACGGTCAAAAACAGTGAAATAGTGTTCCCCGAGGATCTAAGGCCCCTCAAGGAAACTTACCCTGAGATAGTTAAGAAGCTTAGAAATTATGAGGAGGGAGATGCGATAGTAATAGCATGGGCCGAAACCCCCGCAAAGGCGTTAAAGGCTGCCATTCACGTCGCCGTGATAATGAAAGAAAATAACCTCCCTGGGGAACTACTGGAGGTGGTTAGGTGA